From a single Pseudomonas triticicola genomic region:
- a CDS encoding type II toxin-antitoxin system RelE/ParE family toxin, translating into MDALPVRWSDQALDDLADITGYIEQFNLRASASLLRKVGAAAQTLSSVPHGFRFGRIPGTREMVIHPNYLLVYRVNGQIRILTVIHARKKYP; encoded by the coding sequence ATCGACGCGCTGCCGGTTAGATGGAGCGATCAGGCTCTCGACGATCTGGCTGACATTACTGGATACATTGAGCAATTCAACCTTCGCGCTTCAGCATCGCTGCTTCGCAAAGTTGGAGCGGCTGCGCAGACGCTTTCTTCAGTTCCACATGGTTTTCGCTTCGGCCGGATACCGGGCACTCGCGAAATGGTGATTCATCCGAACTATCTGCTGGTCTATCGGGTGAATGGCCAGATCCGAATACTGACGGTAATTCATGCCCGAAAGAAATATCCCTGA
- the relB gene encoding type II toxin-antitoxin system RelB family antitoxin, translating into MSAELSLIVSDFETEEEAASYDLWYRAKVQAALDDPRPGIPHDEAMVILAQKIEERRKNRRAAG; encoded by the coding sequence ATGAGCGCTGAACTTTCACTTATCGTTTCAGACTTCGAAACCGAAGAAGAGGCTGCGAGCTATGACCTTTGGTATCGGGCCAAAGTACAAGCTGCACTTGATGATCCGCGACCTGGAATCCCTCACGATGAGGCAATGGTGATTCTGGCCCAAAAGATAGAAGAGAGACGCAAAAATCGACGCGCTGCCGGTTAG
- a CDS encoding MFS transporter, protein MATIDTASTGTPPRSGGITKEERKVIFASSLGTVFEWYDFYLYGSLAAIIAKHFFAGVNETTAFIFALLAFAAGFAVRPFGAIVFGRLGDMIGRKHTFLITIVIMGVSTAIVGLLPGYATIGVAAPVILITLRLLQGLALGGEYGGAATYVAEHAPRNRRGFFTSWIQTTATLGLFMSLLVILACRTALGNEAFEAWGWRIPFLLSIILLAVSVYIRLQLSESPVFQKMKDEGKASKAPLTESFARWDNLKVVIMSLLGGTAGQAVVWYTGQFYALFFLLQTLKIDAQTANLLIAGSLLIGTPFFVIFGSLSDRIGRKPIIMAGCILAALTYFPIFTALTQYGNPDVFVAQEKNPVKVIASPEQCSFQFDPVGKARFTSSCDLAKTLLAKRAIPYENVAAEPNTVAQVRIGDRVVESFEGSALPAADFKTRNDAFTANLAAALKDAGYPEKADPAKINYPMMLLLLTVLVIYVTMVYGPIAAWLVELFPTRIRYTSMSLPYHIGNGWFGGFLPTVAFAMVAATGDIYYGLWYPIVIAVATAILGTFFLPETKDRDILKD, encoded by the coding sequence ATGGCCACAATCGACACAGCATCCACCGGCACGCCACCGCGCAGCGGCGGCATCACCAAGGAGGAGCGCAAGGTCATCTTCGCCTCCTCGCTGGGCACGGTTTTCGAGTGGTACGACTTTTACCTCTACGGCTCACTGGCGGCGATCATCGCCAAGCACTTCTTCGCCGGCGTCAACGAAACCACCGCGTTCATCTTTGCCCTGCTGGCCTTCGCCGCCGGGTTCGCGGTGCGGCCGTTCGGCGCCATCGTCTTCGGGCGCCTGGGTGACATGATCGGGCGCAAACACACGTTTCTGATCACCATCGTGATCATGGGCGTGTCCACGGCAATCGTCGGTTTGCTGCCCGGCTACGCGACCATCGGCGTCGCCGCCCCGGTGATTCTGATCACCCTGCGTCTGCTGCAAGGCCTGGCGCTGGGTGGTGAATACGGCGGCGCGGCAACCTACGTAGCGGAGCACGCGCCACGCAACCGCCGTGGCTTTTTCACTTCGTGGATTCAAACCACCGCCACCCTCGGTCTGTTCATGTCGCTGCTGGTGATTCTCGCCTGTCGCACCGCGCTGGGTAACGAGGCGTTCGAGGCGTGGGGCTGGCGGATTCCGTTTCTGCTGTCGATCATTCTGCTGGCCGTGTCGGTGTACATTCGCCTGCAACTGAGCGAGTCGCCGGTATTCCAGAAAATGAAGGACGAAGGCAAGGCCTCGAAAGCGCCGCTGACCGAATCCTTTGCACGCTGGGACAACCTCAAAGTGGTGATCATGTCGCTGCTCGGAGGCACGGCCGGGCAAGCAGTGGTCTGGTACACCGGGCAGTTCTATGCGCTGTTCTTCCTGTTGCAAACATTGAAGATCGACGCGCAGACCGCCAATCTGCTGATCGCCGGATCGCTGCTGATCGGCACACCGTTCTTCGTGATTTTCGGCAGCCTGTCCGATCGCATCGGGCGCAAACCGATCATCATGGCTGGCTGCATTCTCGCGGCGCTGACCTACTTCCCGATCTTTACTGCGCTGACCCAGTACGGCAACCCGGACGTGTTCGTCGCGCAGGAGAAAAATCCGGTCAAGGTGATCGCCAGCCCCGAGCAGTGCTCGTTCCAGTTCGATCCGGTGGGCAAGGCCAGATTCACCAGTTCCTGTGACTTGGCGAAAACGTTGCTGGCGAAACGCGCGATCCCTTATGAGAACGTTGCCGCCGAACCGAACACCGTCGCGCAGGTGCGCATCGGTGATCGCGTGGTCGAGAGTTTCGAAGGCAGCGCCCTGCCCGCCGCCGATTTCAAGACCCGCAACGACGCCTTCACCGCCAATCTCGCTGCGGCGTTGAAAGACGCCGGTTACCCGGAAAAAGCCGACCCGGCGAAAATCAATTATCCGATGATGCTGCTCCTGCTCACCGTGCTGGTGATCTACGTGACCATGGTTTACGGCCCGATCGCCGCGTGGCTGGTCGAACTGTTCCCGACGCGCATCCGCTACACCTCGATGTCGCTGCCCTACCACATCGGCAACGGCTGGTTCGGCGGCTTCCTGCCGACCGTGGCCTTCGCCATGGTCGCCGCCACCGGCGATATCTACTACGGGCTGTGGTACCCGATCGTCATTGCCGTGGCGACGGCGATACTCGGCACGTTCTTCCTGCCGGAAACCAAGGATCGCGACATTCTCAAGGACTGA
- the phnE gene encoding phosphonate ABC transporter, permease protein PhnE has translation MRRLINLLLLAAIAVAVVASFAYLELDLAELGSANSLKQMGSYVQRFLSPDLSAGYLKAIAHGSLETLAMSALGTLLAALFGIVLALPAAGRFGWPLQSAARLLLNGLRAIPELVWAALMVLAAGLGPNAGTLALALHTTGVLGRLFAEALENTPPQPAEAIRLQGGNPLLAFCYGTLPNLAPQLLAYCLYRWENNIRMASVLGFVGAGGLGQMLYVSLSLFQEAQASTVILAMLLLVFLVDWLSAWSRQRWVKA, from the coding sequence ATGAGGCGCCTGATCAACCTGCTGCTGCTCGCCGCCATTGCGGTCGCGGTGGTCGCCTCGTTTGCCTATCTGGAACTGGATCTCGCCGAACTCGGGAGCGCCAACAGCCTCAAGCAGATGGGCAGTTATGTGCAGCGTTTCCTCAGTCCCGACTTGAGCGCCGGGTATCTGAAAGCCATCGCTCACGGCTCACTGGAAACCCTGGCCATGTCGGCCCTCGGCACCCTGCTTGCGGCACTGTTCGGCATCGTTCTCGCGCTGCCCGCCGCCGGGCGTTTCGGCTGGCCGCTGCAAAGTGCGGCGCGCCTGCTGCTCAACGGCTTGCGGGCGATTCCGGAGCTGGTCTGGGCGGCGCTGATGGTGCTCGCCGCCGGTCTCGGGCCGAACGCCGGCACCCTCGCCCTCGCCCTGCACACCACCGGCGTACTCGGTCGGCTGTTCGCCGAAGCGCTGGAAAACACCCCGCCGCAACCCGCCGAGGCGATTCGCTTGCAGGGCGGCAATCCGCTTCTCGCGTTCTGCTACGGCACCCTGCCGAACCTCGCCCCGCAACTGCTCGCCTACTGCCTGTATCGCTGGGAAAACAACATCCGCATGGCCAGCGTGCTCGGTTTCGTCGGCGCCGGCGGCCTGGGGCAGATGCTATATGTCAGCCTCAGCCTGTTCCAGGAAGCCCAGGCCAGTACGGTGATTCTGGCGATGCTGTTGCTGGTGTTTCTGGTTGATTGGTTGAGCGCCTGGAGCCGGCAGCGTTGGGTCAAAGCGTAG
- a CDS encoding PhnE/PtxC family ABC transporter permease, with the protein MLKADSRDPAAWPRLLLTLLALALLWPGIQLSELDLGVLFQADSQNEMGRFVSAFWPPAHDQAFLQLLLKATLQTLAIATAGMALALLLAVPASLIASRALSLSAASRGGVPSLPGRLLRWPVRGLLIFLRSVPEIVWALLFVRAVGLGPAAGVLAIAITYSGMLGKVYAEIFESTDQRPAHALLQAGSGRLAAFAYGTLPNVAAELLSYSVYRWECAIRASVVMGFVGAGGLGQQIDLSIRMFAGGEVASMLLTFLLLVLCADQLSRLLRWRLT; encoded by the coding sequence ATGCTGAAGGCCGATTCACGGGACCCGGCGGCGTGGCCGCGACTGTTGCTGACATTGCTGGCGCTGGCCCTGCTGTGGCCGGGCATTCAGCTCAGCGAACTGGACCTGGGCGTGCTGTTTCAGGCCGATAGCCAGAACGAAATGGGCCGTTTTGTTTCGGCATTCTGGCCACCGGCGCACGATCAGGCGTTCCTGCAACTGCTGCTCAAAGCCACCCTGCAAACCTTGGCGATTGCCACAGCGGGTATGGCCCTGGCCTTGCTGCTGGCGGTGCCGGCAAGCCTGATCGCCAGTCGCGCGCTGTCGCTCTCGGCGGCGTCCCGGGGCGGCGTGCCGAGCCTGCCCGGGCGTTTGCTGCGCTGGCCGGTGCGTGGCTTGCTGATCTTTCTGCGCAGCGTGCCGGAAATCGTCTGGGCGCTGTTGTTTGTGCGCGCGGTCGGCCTCGGGCCGGCGGCGGGCGTGCTGGCCATCGCCATCACCTACAGCGGTATGCTCGGCAAGGTTTACGCGGAGATATTCGAGTCCACCGACCAGCGCCCCGCGCATGCGTTGTTGCAGGCCGGCAGCGGTCGCTTGGCGGCGTTTGCCTACGGCACGCTGCCGAATGTCGCCGCCGAACTGCTCTCCTACTCGGTGTATCGCTGGGAGTGCGCGATCCGTGCCTCGGTGGTGATGGGCTTTGTCGGTGCCGGTGGCCTGGGGCAACAGATCGACCTGTCGATCCGCATGTTCGCCGGCGGTGAAGTCGCCAGCATGTTGCTGACGTTCCTGCTGCTGGTGCTGTGCGCCGATCAACTAAGCCGCTTGCTGCGCTGGAGGCTGACATGA
- a CDS encoding phosphonate ABC transporter ATP-binding protein translates to MTLRLTQGSLRHANGVDALCNIDVQISAGEQVAIIGPSGAGKSSLLNLLATALKPSSGDIEVLGERAWHLSARQRQRLRARIGLVHQAPPIPPRQRVITAVLAGKLGQWSLGKSLLNLLHPLDVAGARAALARLDLGDKLFAHCQQLSGGQLQRVGIARVLYQAPEILLADEPVSAMDPVLAGHTLSILSRHAREHNVTLVASLHAVDLALAQFPRIIGLRDGQILFDCPSDQVSRDKLDALYANEQLQSPAPAVAPLIVQIPRC, encoded by the coding sequence ATGACCCTACGCCTCACCCAAGGCAGCCTGCGCCATGCCAATGGCGTCGATGCCCTTTGCAATATCGACGTGCAGATTAGTGCCGGCGAACAGGTCGCGATCATCGGCCCGTCCGGCGCGGGCAAGTCGAGCCTGCTCAATCTGCTGGCGACCGCGCTCAAGCCCAGCAGTGGCGACATCGAAGTGCTCGGCGAACGCGCCTGGCACTTGTCAGCGCGCCAGCGCCAGCGCCTGCGTGCGCGCATCGGTCTGGTGCATCAGGCGCCGCCGATTCCGCCGCGTCAGCGGGTCATTACGGCGGTGCTGGCCGGCAAGCTCGGTCAGTGGAGTCTGGGCAAAAGTCTGCTGAACCTGCTGCATCCACTGGATGTGGCGGGCGCTCGCGCGGCGTTGGCGCGACTGGATCTGGGCGACAAACTGTTCGCCCATTGCCAGCAATTGTCCGGCGGGCAATTGCAGCGCGTCGGCATTGCGCGGGTGCTGTATCAGGCGCCGGAAATATTGCTCGCCGACGAGCCGGTTTCAGCGATGGACCCGGTCCTCGCCGGCCACACGCTGTCGATCCTGTCGCGCCATGCTCGCGAGCACAACGTCACGCTGGTGGCGAGCCTGCACGCGGTGGATCTGGCGCTGGCGCAATTTCCACGGATCATCGGCCTGCGCGACGGGCAGATTCTTTTCGATTGCCCATCCGATCAAGTCAGTCGCGACAAGCTCGATGCGCTGTACGCCAATGAACAACTGCAATCGCCAGCGCCAGCGGTCGCACCTTTGATTGTGCAGATTCCGCGATGCTGA
- a CDS encoding putative selenate ABC transporter substrate-binding protein, producing the protein MFKRTLALTAGLALSFSALMTQAADVLRVSAIPDEAPTELLRKFEPLGAYLEQQLGMKVQFVPVADYPAVVEALATDRLDMAWLGGFTFVQARLKTDATTPVIPLVQREQDAQFTSKFITADPNVKSLADLKGKTFAFGSVSSTSGSLMPRYFMLKNDGIKPEGFFSRVAYSGAHDATVAWVQAGKVDAGVLNASVWQKLVDAGKVDTNKVKVFATTPTYFDYNWTVRGTLDPKLAAKIKKAFLDLDPANPEQKKILDLQAASRFIETKPENYKGIEEAARAAELLK; encoded by the coding sequence ATGTTCAAGCGTACCCTCGCCCTCACCGCCGGTCTGGCGCTGTCCTTTTCTGCCCTGATGACGCAAGCCGCTGATGTCCTGCGCGTCAGCGCGATTCCTGACGAAGCCCCGACCGAGCTGCTGCGCAAGTTCGAACCGCTGGGCGCCTACCTTGAGCAGCAGTTGGGCATGAAGGTGCAGTTTGTCCCCGTCGCCGACTACCCGGCCGTGGTTGAAGCCCTGGCCACCGATCGCCTCGACATGGCCTGGCTCGGCGGTTTCACTTTTGTGCAGGCTCGTTTGAAGACCGACGCCACCACGCCAGTGATCCCGCTGGTGCAGCGCGAACAGGATGCGCAATTCACCAGCAAATTCATCACCGCCGACCCTAACGTCAAAAGCCTCGCTGACCTGAAGGGCAAGACCTTCGCCTTCGGTTCGGTGTCGTCCACCTCGGGCAGCCTGATGCCGCGTTACTTCATGCTGAAAAACGACGGAATCAAGCCTGAGGGCTTCTTCAGCCGCGTCGCCTACTCCGGCGCGCATGACGCCACCGTTGCCTGGGTGCAGGCCGGCAAGGTCGACGCCGGTGTGTTGAACGCCAGCGTCTGGCAGAAACTGGTCGACGCCGGCAAGGTCGACACCAACAAAGTCAAAGTCTTCGCCACGACCCCGACCTACTTCGATTACAACTGGACCGTGCGCGGCACCCTTGATCCGAAGCTGGCCGCGAAGATCAAGAAAGCGTTCCTCGACCTCGACCCGGCCAATCCTGAGCAGAAGAAGATCCTCGATCTGCAGGCCGCCAGTCGCTTCATCGAGACCAAGCCTGAAAACTACAAGGGTATCGAGGAAGCCGCCCGCGCCGCCGAATTGCTGAAATGA
- a CDS encoding RidA family protein, translating to MSKRDVVFPPARHALYERHRYSPAIRSNGFLFVSGQVGSREDGSPEADLPGQVRTAFNNLNAILAAAGCSFDDAVDVTVFMVDPHSTFETIWTVVPEFWGEAPFPTITAVGVTWLAGFDFEIKVIARLPEAA from the coding sequence ATGTCCAAGCGCGATGTAGTGTTCCCACCCGCCCGCCACGCCCTGTATGAGCGTCATCGCTACTCGCCGGCGATTCGCTCAAACGGTTTCCTGTTTGTCTCCGGACAAGTCGGCAGTCGCGAGGACGGCTCACCGGAGGCGGATTTGCCCGGTCAGGTGCGCACCGCCTTCAACAACCTCAACGCGATCCTCGCTGCGGCCGGTTGCAGCTTCGATGATGCGGTGGATGTCACCGTGTTCATGGTCGATCCGCACTCGACGTTCGAAACGATCTGGACTGTGGTGCCGGAGTTCTGGGGCGAAGCGCCGTTTCCGACCATCACCGCTGTCGGCGTGACCTGGCTGGCGGGTTTCGATTTCGAGATCAAGGTGATTGCCAGACTGCCCGAAGCGGCTTGA
- a CDS encoding LysR family transcriptional regulator, whose amino-acid sequence MDRFDAMQAFARVVEAGSFTKAAETLHMSKTTVTQLVQQLEARLRVKLLNRTTRKVNVTADGAAYYERVIKLLADMDDAETSLPGAAARPRGRLRIDVPSPFARHILVPALPDFHARYPDIQIDMGVSDRIVDIIDENVDCVVRGGELLDQSLMARKLADLPLGVFAAPAYLAREGTPEHPLELQDSHHRVVAFLWARTGKPLPYTLQNGTERLQIKGRHVLAVDDGNAYLAAGLAGMGVLWLPTYMSDAHVARGELVQLFEGWQLESMPLYLAYPPNRHVSLKLRVFIDWIVQLMA is encoded by the coding sequence ATGGACCGGTTCGATGCGATGCAGGCCTTTGCCCGGGTGGTCGAGGCGGGCAGTTTCACCAAGGCTGCCGAAACCTTGCACATGAGCAAGACCACGGTGACGCAACTGGTACAGCAACTGGAGGCGCGGCTGCGGGTCAAGCTGCTCAACCGCACTACGCGCAAGGTCAACGTTACCGCCGACGGTGCGGCGTATTACGAGCGGGTGATCAAGCTGCTCGCCGATATGGACGACGCCGAAACCAGCCTGCCGGGCGCCGCCGCACGGCCGCGCGGGCGTTTGCGCATCGACGTGCCGAGCCCGTTCGCGCGGCACATTCTGGTGCCAGCCTTGCCGGATTTTCACGCGCGCTACCCGGACATTCAGATCGACATGGGCGTCAGCGACCGCATCGTCGACATCATCGATGAGAACGTCGATTGCGTGGTGCGCGGCGGCGAATTACTCGACCAATCGCTAATGGCGCGCAAGCTCGCCGATCTGCCCTTGGGTGTTTTCGCCGCGCCGGCTTATCTGGCCCGAGAAGGGACGCCTGAGCACCCGCTGGAACTGCAAGACTCCCATCATCGGGTGGTCGCGTTTCTTTGGGCTCGCACTGGTAAACCTCTTCCTTACACGTTGCAAAACGGCACCGAGCGCCTGCAGATCAAAGGCCGGCATGTGCTCGCGGTCGACGATGGCAATGCCTATCTGGCGGCGGGACTGGCCGGCATGGGGGTGTTGTGGTTGCCGACGTATATGTCTGACGCGCATGTGGCGCGGGGCGAGTTGGTGCAATTGTTTGAAGGCTGGCAACTTGAATCAATGCCTCTTTATCTGGCATATCCGCCGAACCGGCATGTCAGCCTTAAATTGCGGGTGTTTATCGACTGGATCGTGCAGTTGATGGCGTAG
- a CDS encoding radical SAM/SPASM domain-containing protein — MYIDIVGACNLSCPSCPMGNSENLNFKKSMQLDMFRQIVEKAKTEGVRTIFLYNWTEPLVHPKIGEFIEIINAAGMMSGISTNLNLAKNMEKALLAEPGYFRISLSGFHQETYQKGHVGGDIEVVKQNMIALHEIKQRLGLKTRVDVYYHRYLDNIEEEALMREFSECLGFVFTTGYSVMMPLEKALAIVERDPSVSATDHETLTRLALPPYDDLINVLQHYPKQACTLKDDWLVIDCNGNTVLCCTIFNQSEYQVGKYLDMPLEELTRRKSTQKNCVDMCDRCASKGLHIYSTYPNQGVLERHAVNRILDFERLASEGLAVDSQQLGRAGEVSADNFDEGQYLRLNDDVRVAVSKGAFSSGYQHYLLCGRLEGRLGAGAFSVI, encoded by the coding sequence ATGTATATCGATATTGTTGGCGCCTGCAATCTGAGCTGCCCTTCGTGCCCGATGGGCAACTCGGAAAATCTCAATTTCAAGAAATCCATGCAGCTGGACATGTTCAGGCAGATCGTTGAAAAGGCTAAAACCGAGGGTGTTCGTACGATCTTTCTCTACAACTGGACCGAGCCTCTGGTGCATCCGAAGATTGGCGAATTTATCGAGATCATCAACGCCGCCGGCATGATGAGCGGTATAAGCACCAATCTCAACCTGGCGAAGAATATGGAAAAGGCGCTGTTGGCCGAGCCAGGTTATTTCCGGATTTCGTTATCAGGCTTTCATCAGGAAACTTACCAAAAGGGCCACGTCGGCGGTGATATCGAAGTCGTAAAGCAGAACATGATTGCGCTGCATGAAATCAAGCAACGGCTCGGCTTGAAGACGCGAGTCGATGTTTATTACCACCGCTACCTGGACAACATTGAAGAAGAGGCGCTGATGCGCGAGTTCAGTGAGTGTCTCGGCTTTGTGTTCACCACCGGTTATTCGGTGATGATGCCGCTGGAGAAAGCGCTGGCAATTGTCGAGCGCGATCCGTCTGTTTCAGCCACTGACCACGAAACACTCACACGTTTGGCGCTCCCGCCTTACGATGACCTGATCAATGTCCTGCAGCATTACCCCAAGCAGGCTTGCACACTCAAAGATGACTGGCTGGTAATCGACTGCAACGGCAATACAGTCTTGTGCTGCACGATTTTCAACCAGAGCGAATATCAGGTTGGCAAATATCTCGACATGCCCCTCGAGGAACTGACACGGCGCAAGTCCACACAGAAAAACTGCGTCGACATGTGCGACCGTTGCGCATCGAAGGGATTGCACATCTACTCGACATACCCCAATCAGGGGGTTCTGGAGCGGCACGCGGTAAACCGCATCCTCGACTTCGAACGGCTTGCCAGCGAGGGTCTTGCGGTGGACAGCCAGCAACTGGGGCGCGCCGGGGAGGTCAGTGCCGACAACTTCGATGAAGGCCAGTATCTTCGACTCAATGACGATGTAAGGGTGGCGGTTTCCAAGGGGGCTTTCAGCAGTGGCTACCAGCACTACCTGCTGTGCGGGCGTCTGGAAGGACGACTGGGCGCCGGTGCGTTTTCGGTCATCTGA
- a CDS encoding GlxA family transcriptional regulator, with protein MDPTLIERRQFSGGMKGKNLRYLNEQNPDNTGVTRTGFLLLEHFSLPAFTQALDTVVTTNLLRPGLFSSRTFGLGDGEVISDLGLVIRPDARLDSAALNELDLLVVCGGYRTELRASDEFIGLLKSAAERGVSLAGLWNGSWFLGRAGLLDGYRCSIHPEHRPALTEIAKSTHVSSEPFVIDRDRLTASSPSGAFHMALDWIKGLHGKALVEGIEDILAFEESRYRRIKPDENICVSAPLREVIKLMDANLEEPLELEQLAVYAGRSRRQLERLFKEQLGTTPQRYYLELRITEARRLLQHTELSQVEVLVACGFVSPSHFSKCYSSYFGYRPSKEKRLVK; from the coding sequence ATGGACCCGACCTTGATTGAACGACGTCAATTCAGCGGTGGCATGAAGGGCAAGAACCTTCGCTATCTGAATGAGCAGAACCCCGATAACACCGGCGTGACCCGCACCGGTTTCCTGTTGCTTGAACATTTTTCGCTGCCGGCATTTACCCAGGCGCTGGACACGGTAGTCACCACCAACCTGTTGCGCCCGGGACTGTTCTCGTCGCGCACCTTCGGCCTCGGCGATGGCGAGGTGATCAGTGATCTGGGGCTGGTCATCCGCCCCGATGCGCGCCTGGATTCTGCTGCGCTTAACGAGCTGGATCTGCTAGTAGTGTGCGGTGGTTATCGCACCGAGCTGCGCGCCAGCGACGAATTCATCGGCTTGCTCAAGTCGGCAGCGGAGCGGGGCGTGAGCCTGGCGGGATTGTGGAATGGTTCGTGGTTTCTCGGCCGTGCCGGTTTGCTCGATGGCTATCGCTGCTCGATCCACCCGGAACATCGCCCGGCACTGACCGAAATCGCCAAGAGCACCCATGTCAGCAGCGAACCCTTTGTGATCGACCGCGACCGCCTTACCGCGTCGAGCCCGTCCGGGGCCTTCCACATGGCGCTTGACTGGATCAAGGGCTTGCACGGCAAGGCGCTGGTCGAGGGCATCGAAGACATCCTCGCCTTCGAAGAGTCGCGCTACCGGCGCATCAAACCCGATGAAAACATCTGCGTCAGCGCGCCGTTGCGTGAAGTGATCAAGCTGATGGACGCCAACCTCGAAGAACCGTTGGAACTGGAACAACTGGCGGTCTACGCCGGCCGCTCACGGCGCCAGCTCGAGCGCTTGTTCAAGGAGCAACTGGGCACCACGCCGCAGCGCTATTACCTGGAACTGCGCATCACCGAAGCACGACGCCTGCTGCAACACACCGAACTGTCGCAGGTGGAAGTGTTGGTGGCTTGCGGTTTCGTCTCACCGAGTCATTTCAGCAAGTGTTATAGCTCTTACTTTGGTTATCGGCCTTCGAAGGAAAAACGGCTGGTCAAATAG
- a CDS encoding alpha/beta fold hydrolase: protein MKQALHTSKITAALGLSVLALSLLGAVGSAQAQTAEPAAISYSAPSPFGPLKHIKAGLLDVAYAETGPADGPVVILLHGWPYDIHSYDEVAPLLAAKGYRVLMPYARGYGDTQFLSKATLRNGQPAALASDVIDFMDALKIKQAVLGGYDWGARSAGIVAALWPERVKALVAVSGYLIGNQAAGQNPLPPKAELQWWYQFYFATERGRAGYEKNTHDFAKLIWQLASPQWKFDDATFDRSAKALQNPDHVEITVFNYRWRLGLVQGEAKYAALEEKLATAPSISVPTITLEGDANGAPHPAPEDYAKRFTGKYQFRLIEGGIGHNLPQEDPKAFAQAVIDADGL from the coding sequence ATGAAACAGGCTCTGCACACCTCTAAAATCACCGCCGCGCTCGGCTTGTCAGTCCTGGCGCTGTCACTGCTCGGCGCCGTCGGCAGCGCTCAGGCGCAAACCGCTGAACCGGCCGCCATCAGCTATTCCGCGCCCTCTCCTTTCGGCCCGCTGAAGCACATCAAGGCTGGCTTGCTCGACGTGGCCTACGCCGAAACCGGACCTGCCGATGGTCCGGTGGTGATTCTGCTACACGGCTGGCCCTACGACATTCACAGCTACGACGAAGTCGCGCCACTGCTCGCGGCCAAGGGTTACCGCGTGCTGATGCCGTATGCACGGGGTTATGGCGACACGCAGTTCCTGTCCAAAGCCACTCTGCGCAACGGCCAGCCGGCGGCATTGGCCAGCGACGTCATCGACTTCATGGACGCGCTGAAGATCAAGCAAGCAGTGCTTGGCGGCTACGACTGGGGCGCGCGTTCAGCGGGCATCGTCGCAGCGCTGTGGCCTGAGCGCGTCAAGGCGCTGGTGGCGGTCAGCGGCTATCTGATCGGCAATCAGGCCGCCGGGCAAAACCCACTGCCGCCGAAAGCCGAATTGCAGTGGTGGTACCAGTTCTACTTCGCCACCGAACGCGGCCGCGCCGGCTATGAAAAGAACACCCACGACTTCGCCAAACTGATCTGGCAACTGGCGTCGCCGCAGTGGAAGTTTGATGACGCCACCTTTGACCGTAGCGCCAAGGCGTTGCAGAACCCAGATCACGTCGAGATCACCGTGTTCAACTACCGCTGGCGGCTGGGCCTGGTGCAGGGCGAGGCGAAATATGCCGCGCTGGAAGAGAAGCTTGCGACTGCACCGTCGATCAGCGTGCCGACGATTACGCTGGAAGGTGATGCCAATGGAGCGCCGCACCCGGCACCGGAGGACTACGCGAAGCGCTTTACCGGGAAGTATCAGTTCAGGCTGATCGAGGGTGGGATTGGGCATAATTTGCCGCAGGAGGATCCGAAGGCGTTTGCGCAAGCGGTGATTGATGCGGATGGCTTATAG